One region of Aurantimonas sp. HBX-1 genomic DNA includes:
- a CDS encoding hemin ABC transporter substrate-binding protein, with translation MRLSAIATAAVLCAFAVPAGAQSAEPQRVITIGGAITEILYALGEEDRVVAVDTTSLYPPEALAEKPNVGYMRQLSAEGVLSLSPDLILMDNGAGPQQAVDLIDAAGVAVQHVPTGYTVAELTEKVRTVATAVGKAEAGDAMAADIAAGFEALAADLAGIEDRKRVLFILSLVDGRINAAGSGTGADAVIRLAGAENVFGDVEGYKILSSEAVAALEPDAILMVTRPDLEAVDPLTVPGLAATPAGQTGTVIRMDALHLLGFGPRTPGALRELAATLYPGVVSAEAANVR, from the coding sequence ATGCGCCTGTCCGCCATCGCTACCGCCGCCGTGCTGTGCGCCTTCGCCGTGCCGGCCGGGGCGCAATCCGCCGAGCCGCAGCGGGTGATCACGATCGGCGGGGCGATCACCGAGATCCTCTATGCGCTGGGGGAGGAGGACCGCGTCGTCGCGGTCGACACGACGAGCCTCTATCCGCCGGAGGCGCTCGCCGAGAAGCCCAATGTCGGCTACATGCGCCAGCTCTCCGCCGAGGGCGTGCTGTCGCTCTCGCCCGACCTCATCCTGATGGATAACGGTGCCGGCCCGCAGCAGGCCGTCGACCTGATCGATGCGGCCGGGGTGGCCGTGCAGCACGTGCCCACTGGCTACACGGTCGCGGAACTGACCGAGAAGGTCCGCACCGTGGCCACCGCCGTCGGCAAGGCGGAGGCCGGCGATGCGATGGCCGCGGACATCGCGGCGGGCTTCGAGGCGCTGGCGGCCGATCTGGCCGGTATCGAGGACAGGAAGCGGGTGCTGTTCATCCTGTCACTGGTCGACGGGCGGATCAACGCGGCCGGCAGCGGCACCGGCGCCGACGCCGTCATCCGCCTTGCCGGTGCGGAAAACGTCTTCGGCGACGTCGAGGGCTACAAGATCCTGTCGTCCGAAGCCGTCGCGGCGCTCGAGCCCGACGCGATCCTGATGGTGACGCGCCCCGATCTCGAAGCAGTCGACCCGCTGACGGTGCCGGGCCTGGCCGCGACGCCGGCCGGTCAGACGGGCACCGTCATCCGCATGGACGCGCTGCACCTCCTCGGCTTCGGTCCCCGCACGCCCGGCGCGCTGCGGGAACTCGCGGCGACGCTCTATCCGGGCGTCGTTTCCGCCGAGGCGGCGAATGTCCGTTAG
- a CDS encoding iron ABC transporter permease, giving the protein MPRATALSGDRSARATIGLGVLAALLATAALLALAVGPAMLSPATVMRVLLDGPNGTTETISDRVIVWQIRLPRVLLGALVGASLATVGAMMQGLFRNPLADPGLIGVSSGAAFAAVATIVLSTGVLAPYAALFGIYALPVAAFGGGLAATLVIYRIGTLAGRSSVALMLLAGIALGALAAAGTGFLIYMSNDEQLRDLTFWTLGGLGGASWAKLAAAAPMMVAALVFAPLVGRGLNGVVLGEAEAFHLGVRVQALKRVTIVLVALATGAAVAVSGTIGFVGIVVPHLLRLWLGPDHRYLLPASALFGASLLLFADMAARTLVAPAELPLGILTAAIGAPVFLWILLRRRGVADY; this is encoded by the coding sequence ATGCCGCGCGCCACAGCCCTTTCCGGCGATCGCAGTGCGCGCGCGACGATCGGGCTCGGCGTGCTTGCCGCGCTGCTCGCAACGGCCGCGCTGCTGGCGCTGGCGGTCGGCCCGGCAATGCTGTCGCCGGCGACGGTCATGCGCGTCCTGCTCGACGGACCGAACGGTACGACCGAGACGATTTCCGACCGCGTGATCGTCTGGCAGATCCGGCTGCCGCGCGTGCTGCTCGGCGCGCTCGTCGGCGCCTCGCTCGCGACGGTCGGGGCTATGATGCAGGGCCTGTTCCGCAATCCGCTGGCCGATCCGGGCCTGATCGGCGTCTCTTCTGGCGCGGCCTTCGCGGCGGTGGCGACGATCGTGCTGTCCACCGGCGTGCTGGCGCCTTACGCCGCGCTGTTCGGCATCTATGCGCTGCCCGTCGCGGCCTTCGGCGGCGGGCTTGCCGCGACGCTGGTCATCTATCGCATCGGCACGCTGGCCGGGCGCTCCTCGGTCGCGCTGATGCTGCTGGCCGGCATCGCGCTTGGGGCGCTGGCGGCCGCCGGCACCGGCTTCCTCATCTACATGAGCAACGACGAGCAGCTGCGCGACCTGACCTTCTGGACGCTCGGCGGGCTCGGCGGCGCCAGCTGGGCGAAGCTGGCGGCCGCGGCGCCGATGATGGTCGCAGCTTTGGTCTTCGCGCCGCTGGTCGGCCGCGGCCTCAACGGCGTGGTGCTCGGCGAGGCCGAAGCGTTTCATCTCGGCGTGCGGGTGCAGGCGCTGAAGCGCGTGACGATCGTGCTCGTCGCACTCGCCACCGGCGCCGCCGTCGCTGTTTCAGGCACGATCGGCTTTGTCGGCATCGTCGTGCCGCATCTGCTGCGCCTCTGGCTGGGGCCGGATCATCGCTATCTGCTGCCGGCCTCGGCACTGTTCGGCGCGAGCCTTCTACTGTTCGCCGACATGGCGGCCCGCACCCTGGTCGCGCCGGCCGAGCTGCCGCTCGGCATACTGACGGCGGCGATCGGCGCGCCGGTGTTCCTGTGGATCCTGCTGCGCCGCCGCGGCGTGGCGGACTATTGA
- a CDS encoding heme ABC transporter ATP-binding protein, with the protein MIRIDEASVHYRGRAALHTSSLDVEPGAFTIVVGPNGAGKSTLLKLMAGEIAPDEGSVLLEDRLLSSVPARELARRRAVLPQSSALAFPFTVAEVVRLGLDAGGRTSRVQDIVDALDRVDLAGFSGRYYQELSGGEQQRVHLARVLCQIGPAVVHGTPRYLFLDEPISSLDIRHQLAVLSIGRDFARAGGGVVAVLHDLNLAAGFADRLVVLAHGAIVADGSPADILTDRLIESVFDLKLRVGALPPPGIPFVLPQNAA; encoded by the coding sequence ATGATCCGCATCGACGAAGCCAGCGTCCACTATCGCGGCCGGGCCGCGCTCCATACCTCGTCGCTCGACGTCGAGCCCGGCGCCTTCACGATCGTCGTCGGGCCGAACGGGGCGGGAAAGTCGACGCTGCTGAAGCTGATGGCCGGCGAGATCGCACCCGACGAGGGCAGCGTGCTGCTCGAGGATCGGCTGCTGTCGAGCGTCCCGGCGCGGGAACTGGCCCGCCGCCGCGCGGTCCTGCCGCAGAGCTCGGCGCTCGCCTTTCCCTTCACCGTCGCGGAAGTCGTGCGGCTCGGGCTCGATGCCGGCGGACGGACGAGCCGGGTCCAGGACATCGTCGACGCGCTGGATCGCGTCGATCTGGCAGGATTTTCGGGCCGCTATTACCAGGAGCTGTCGGGGGGCGAGCAGCAACGGGTGCATCTCGCCCGCGTGCTCTGCCAGATCGGGCCGGCGGTCGTCCACGGCACGCCGCGCTACCTCTTCCTCGACGAGCCGATCTCCAGTCTCGACATCCGCCATCAGCTGGCGGTGCTGTCGATCGGGCGCGACTTCGCCCGCGCCGGCGGCGGCGTCGTCGCGGTCCTGCACGACCTCAACCTCGCGGCGGGTTTCGCCGATCGCCTGGTCGTCCTGGCGCATGGCGCGATCGTCGCCGACGGCTCGCCCGCCGACATTCTCACGGACCGGCTCATCGAGAGCGTCTTCGACCTCAAGCTGCGGGTCGGCGCGCTGCCGCCGCCCGGCATTCCCTTCGTCCTGCCGCAGAACGCGGCCTGA
- a CDS encoding hemin-degrading factor: MEASSLAAAPTPAVPFFATGKRSRDLARERGLSEAELLAEHDGPEVVRLRPEMAAIVEALPSLGEVMSLTRNEAAVHEIVGTFGEISLSGHMGLVLNPPLDLRLLLKHWHHAFAVELPDEKGPRRSLQIFDAAGEAVIKIHLRPASDVTAFEALRERFADPAPQPLSVVAYPVEEVTGTADAEAFRREFAAMRDVHEFFPMLRRHGLDRRGSLDVMGDAHVRRLGKGAATALLNAASEQALPIMCFVGSRGCIQIFTGKVKTIKAMGPWINVLDPGFDLHLREDLVAEAFEVRKPSKDGDLTTVELYDSERRLIAQFYGERRRDHPEEAAWRQLASELATG; encoded by the coding sequence ATGGAAGCCTCTTCTCTCGCCGCCGCGCCGACACCGGCCGTGCCGTTCTTCGCGACAGGCAAGCGCTCGCGCGATCTCGCTCGCGAACGCGGCCTGTCGGAAGCCGAACTGCTGGCCGAACATGACGGTCCCGAAGTGGTCCGCCTGCGGCCGGAGATGGCGGCGATCGTCGAGGCGCTGCCGTCGCTCGGCGAGGTGATGTCGCTGACCCGCAACGAGGCGGCGGTGCACGAGATCGTCGGGACCTTCGGCGAGATCAGCCTGTCGGGGCACATGGGGCTGGTGCTCAACCCGCCGCTCGACCTTCGCCTGCTGCTCAAGCACTGGCACCACGCCTTCGCAGTCGAACTGCCGGACGAGAAGGGCCCGCGCCGCAGCCTGCAGATCTTCGACGCGGCGGGCGAGGCGGTGATCAAGATCCATCTGCGACCCGCCTCCGACGTCACCGCCTTCGAGGCGCTGCGGGAGCGTTTCGCCGACCCGGCGCCGCAGCCGCTCTCGGTCGTTGCCTATCCGGTCGAGGAAGTCACCGGGACAGCCGATGCAGAGGCGTTTCGCCGCGAGTTCGCCGCCATGCGCGACGTCCACGAATTCTTCCCGATGCTGCGCCGGCATGGGCTCGATCGCCGCGGCTCGCTCGACGTGATGGGTGATGCGCATGTGCGGCGCCTGGGGAAGGGCGCGGCGACGGCGCTGCTGAATGCGGCGAGCGAGCAGGCCCTGCCGATCATGTGCTTCGTCGGCAGCCGCGGCTGCATCCAGATCTTCACCGGCAAGGTGAAAACCATCAAGGCGATGGGGCCGTGGATCAACGTGCTCGATCCGGGCTTCGACCTGCATCTGCGCGAAGACCTGGTGGCCGAGGCCTTCGAGGTCCGCAAGCCGTCGAAAGACGGCGACCTGACCACCGTCGAGCTCTACGATTCGGAGCGCCGCCTGATCGCGCAGTTCTACGGCGAGCGGCGCCGCGATCATCCGGAAGAAGCCGCCTGGCGGCAACTGGCGAGCGAACTCGCCACCGGCTGA
- a CDS encoding YdiU family protein translates to MTIQLPFDNSYARLPDRFHARVTPTAAGTPRLIRVNAELARHLGLDPEWLAGPDGVEVLAGRRVPSEANPVAMAYAGHQFGQFVQQLGDGRAILLGEIIDRDGIRRDLQLKGSGRTPFSRGGDGRAALGPVLREYIVGEAMAALGIPTTRSLAAVATGEQVVRERMLPGAVLARVASSHVRIGTFQYFAARGDVDGLRILADYVIQRHYPEVAGTKQPYLELLDRVVTRQAELVAKWLLVGFIHGVMNTDNVSIVGETIDYGPCAFMDAYDPATVFSSIDRQGRYAYGRQPGIAEWNLTRLAETLLPLIAEQQEEAVVQAQEVLAAFAPRFETAFHGGLARKLGLSSPLAEDVALAGDLLKAMAENRADFTLTFRRLCDAAKGPEEDAAVRALFDDPAAYERWAVRWRQRLQAEPQDVGTRRDAMRAVNPAFIPRNHRIEAVIDAAVERDDFSAFDELMAVLARPYEDQPELARYENPPEPHEQVSQTFCGT, encoded by the coding sequence TTGACCATTCAGCTTCCGTTCGACAACTCGTACGCGCGCCTGCCGGACCGCTTCCATGCGCGCGTTACACCGACCGCCGCGGGGACCCCGAGGCTCATCCGGGTGAATGCGGAGCTGGCCCGTCATCTCGGCCTCGATCCCGAATGGCTCGCCGGCCCGGACGGCGTCGAGGTGCTTGCGGGCAGGCGGGTTCCGAGCGAGGCGAACCCGGTCGCGATGGCCTATGCCGGACATCAGTTCGGTCAGTTCGTTCAGCAACTCGGCGATGGTCGTGCGATCCTGCTCGGCGAGATCATCGACAGGGACGGGATCCGACGCGACCTGCAGCTGAAGGGCTCGGGCCGGACACCATTTTCAAGGGGCGGCGACGGCCGGGCGGCGCTAGGGCCCGTCCTTCGCGAGTACATCGTCGGCGAGGCGATGGCCGCTCTGGGGATTCCGACGACCCGTTCGCTCGCGGCCGTCGCAACCGGTGAGCAGGTCGTCCGCGAAAGGATGCTTCCGGGGGCGGTGCTCGCACGCGTCGCGTCCAGCCATGTGCGCATCGGCACCTTCCAGTATTTTGCGGCGCGGGGCGATGTCGACGGGCTGAGGATCCTCGCCGACTATGTCATCCAACGGCACTACCCGGAGGTGGCCGGCACGAAGCAGCCTTATCTGGAACTCCTGGACCGCGTGGTCACCCGACAGGCGGAGCTCGTCGCAAAGTGGCTGCTGGTCGGTTTCATCCACGGCGTGATGAACACCGACAACGTGTCGATCGTGGGCGAGACCATCGACTACGGCCCCTGTGCCTTCATGGACGCCTATGATCCAGCCACCGTCTTCAGCTCGATCGACCGGCAGGGTCGCTACGCCTATGGGCGGCAGCCGGGGATCGCCGAGTGGAACCTGACGCGGCTGGCAGAGACCCTGCTGCCGCTGATTGCGGAGCAGCAGGAGGAGGCGGTCGTTCAGGCGCAGGAGGTGCTCGCCGCGTTCGCCCCCCGTTTCGAAACGGCTTTCCACGGCGGGCTGGCGCGCAAGCTCGGCCTTTCCAGCCCGCTGGCCGAGGACGTGGCGCTCGCCGGCGATCTCCTGAAGGCAATGGCCGAGAACCGCGCCGACTTCACCCTGACGTTCCGACGCCTCTGCGACGCCGCCAAAGGACCGGAAGAGGACGCGGCGGTGCGGGCTCTGTTCGATGATCCTGCCGCTTATGAACGCTGGGCCGTGCGGTGGCGGCAGCGATTGCAGGCTGAACCGCAGGACGTCGGCACCCGGCGCGACGCCATGAGGGCGGTCAATCCAGCTTTCATCCCGCGCAACCACCGGATCGAGGCGGTCATCGACGCGGCCGTGGAGCGGGACGACTTCAGCGCCTTCGACGAACTCATGGCGGTACTCGCGCGCCCCTACGAGGATCAGCCGGAATTGGCCCGTTATGAGAACCCGCCTGAGCCCCACGAACAGGTCAGCCAGACGTTCTGCGGGACCTGA
- a CDS encoding NADP-dependent oxidoreductase: MTARTMKAIRQHEFGGPDVLQYEDAPRPDLQAGEVLVRVHAIGLNPPDWYLRDGMKILPPEWRPALQFPIILGTDISGVVVEAAPDVQGFAVGDAVYSMVRFPDGLASAYAEYVSVPSSDLARKPANIDHLHAAAAPMSLLTAWQFLVAQGHNVANPIQHDQHLPVPLDGRRVLINGAAGGVGHFAVQIAKWKGAHVTAVASGSHEAFLRDLGADEFIDYTKVTPEDVARDVDLVVDAIGGATTARFLRTLKRGGALFPIFGLGASGGDEAAERGVTLSTTQVRASGKQLEEIRPLLDDGTIRVAIDSSFPLANAREAHERAGNGHIRGKIVLSVIDPA, translated from the coding sequence ATGACAGCGCGGACGATGAAAGCAATACGGCAGCATGAGTTCGGTGGACCAGATGTGCTGCAATACGAGGACGCGCCGCGGCCTGACTTGCAGGCTGGCGAGGTGCTCGTCCGCGTCCATGCCATCGGCCTCAATCCACCGGATTGGTACCTGCGCGACGGCATGAAGATCCTGCCGCCCGAGTGGCGGCCGGCTCTGCAATTCCCGATCATCCTGGGAACGGATATCTCGGGCGTGGTCGTTGAGGCCGCACCGGACGTCCAGGGGTTCGCCGTAGGCGACGCCGTCTACTCGATGGTTCGGTTCCCGGATGGACTCGCGAGCGCCTATGCCGAGTATGTCAGCGTTCCGTCTTCCGACCTTGCCCGCAAGCCAGCCAATATTGATCATCTACATGCTGCGGCGGCGCCTATGTCGCTGCTTACGGCGTGGCAATTCCTGGTAGCGCAGGGGCACAACGTTGCGAACCCCATCCAACATGACCAGCATCTGCCAGTTCCGCTTGACGGACGACGCGTCCTCATAAACGGGGCGGCTGGCGGCGTCGGGCACTTTGCAGTTCAGATCGCGAAGTGGAAGGGCGCGCATGTCACGGCCGTGGCGTCGGGTAGCCATGAGGCATTCCTGCGTGATCTGGGGGCCGATGAGTTCATCGACTACACCAAGGTGACTCCCGAGGATGTCGCACGCGATGTCGATCTCGTCGTCGACGCGATCGGCGGGGCGACGACCGCCCGCTTCCTGCGCACGCTCAAGCGCGGCGGTGCGCTGTTTCCGATTTTTGGTCTCGGCGCCTCTGGGGGCGACGAAGCGGCCGAGCGCGGCGTCACGCTCTCGACGACGCAGGTCAGGGCAAGCGGCAAGCAGTTGGAGGAGATCCGGCCCTTGCTCGACGACGGGACGATCCGCGTCGCGATCGACAGCAGCTTCCCCCTTGCCAACGCCCGCGAGGCACATGAGCGCGCTGGCAATGGTCATATACGGGGCAAGATCGTGCTCTCTGTGATTGATCCGGCCTGA
- a CDS encoding LysR family transcriptional regulator, with the protein MKEQMGLDRLTGLIAFARAGSMGSFTAAARALSISPSAVSKSVQRLELRLGVSLFTRTTRSLTLTPEGRDLHERALKLLRDAEEIEQVAIMARAVPSGTLRIAVSLPIALHLIAPALPAFRKRYPDVIVDLRVNDQIIDIVEQGIDVAVRIGELADSRLLSRRLGPYRLCAFAAPGYLAMRGTPSHPNELEGHATVNFRYQSTGQIYRWPFRIGSREVEIVPASGIIVDASEALASTLVAGGGIGILGTLIAAPYVARGELVPVLPAFAVERNDITALWPESRGSNPAVRAFLNYLQEIVVS; encoded by the coding sequence ATGAAGGAACAAATGGGTTTGGATCGGCTGACGGGTCTGATCGCGTTCGCGAGAGCAGGCTCAATGGGCAGTTTCACCGCCGCCGCGCGGGCGCTTTCCATCTCGCCGTCGGCCGTCAGCAAAAGCGTACAGCGGCTCGAGCTGCGGCTTGGGGTGTCGCTGTTCACGCGCACCACCCGTTCCCTGACTCTGACGCCGGAAGGCCGGGACCTGCATGAACGTGCACTCAAGCTCCTGCGCGATGCCGAGGAGATCGAGCAGGTCGCGATCATGGCGCGGGCGGTACCATCCGGTACGTTGCGTATCGCCGTATCGCTGCCGATTGCCCTCCACCTCATTGCGCCGGCCCTGCCGGCATTCCGTAAACGATACCCGGACGTCATCGTCGACCTGCGGGTCAACGATCAGATCATCGATATCGTGGAGCAAGGGATCGATGTGGCCGTGCGGATCGGCGAACTCGCAGACTCGCGCCTCCTGTCCCGCCGCCTCGGACCCTACCGACTTTGCGCGTTCGCAGCGCCCGGCTATCTCGCAATGCGCGGCACGCCATCGCATCCGAACGAGTTGGAGGGACACGCCACTGTCAACTTTCGCTATCAGAGCACGGGGCAGATCTATCGCTGGCCATTCCGGATCGGGAGCCGCGAGGTCGAAATCGTGCCGGCATCGGGAATTATCGTGGATGCGAGCGAAGCGCTGGCCTCCACTCTTGTTGCCGGCGGCGGGATTGGCATCCTCGGGACGTTGATCGCGGCTCCCTACGTCGCGCGCGGCGAACTGGTGCCCGTGCTGCCCGCATTTGCCGTCGAACGAAACGACATAACTGCGCTCTGGCCCGAAAGTCGAGGGTCAAACCCTGCCGTGCGCGCCTTCCTGAACTACCTACAGGAAATCGTGGTGAGCTAG
- a CDS encoding helix-turn-helix transcriptional regulator, whose translation MPEDTANQFGIYLRDRRTRLDPASFGFVGGRRRTPGLRREEVAARANISPTWYTWLEQGRGGAPSADVLDRIAKGLMLTEPEREHLYMLGLGRPPEVRYQPADGVSPRLQRVLDAMPLSPAIIKTATWDVVGWNRAAAALLTDYSRLPREERNILRLMFSSKRMRDKREDWESVARFVVGAFRADVARAGASRSAEATALVDDLRRTSPEFETLWQDNDVVAHGEGVKCIHHPDAGSLDLEFSSFAVEGRPDLGMIVYNPATSADAERLRTLIEARTA comes from the coding sequence ATGCCCGAGGACACGGCAAACCAGTTCGGCATCTACCTGCGCGATCGCCGGACCCGCCTGGACCCGGCGTCGTTCGGTTTCGTCGGCGGCCGCCGTCGCACGCCCGGACTCCGCCGGGAGGAGGTCGCCGCGCGCGCGAACATCAGCCCGACTTGGTACACATGGCTCGAGCAGGGCCGCGGCGGAGCGCCCTCGGCCGACGTGCTGGATCGGATCGCCAAAGGGCTGATGCTTACCGAACCCGAGCGGGAGCATCTTTACATGCTGGGCTTGGGCCGCCCGCCGGAGGTGCGCTACCAGCCAGCCGACGGCGTCAGCCCACGGCTGCAACGCGTGCTCGACGCGATGCCACTCAGTCCCGCCATCATCAAGACAGCGACCTGGGACGTCGTCGGCTGGAACCGGGCAGCCGCCGCCTTGCTGACCGACTATTCCAGGCTGCCGAGGGAGGAGCGCAACATCCTGCGCCTCATGTTCAGCAGTAAGCGCATGCGCGACAAGCGGGAGGATTGGGAGAGCGTCGCTCGATTCGTGGTGGGCGCGTTCCGGGCGGACGTGGCACGGGCGGGGGCGAGCCGCAGTGCCGAGGCAACCGCGCTCGTCGACGATCTCCGCCGGACGAGCCCCGAGTTCGAGACGCTGTGGCAGGACAACGACGTGGTCGCTCACGGCGAGGGCGTGAAGTGCATCCACCACCCGGACGCAGGCTCTCTCGATCTGGAGTTCTCCTCCTTTGCAGTCGAGGGGCGGCCCGACCTTGGCATGATCGTCTACAATCCCGCGACCTCCGCGGACGCGGAGCGCTTGCGAACGCTGATCGAGGCCAGGACGGCTTGA
- a CDS encoding SDR family oxidoreductase: MRVFLTGATGFVGSRILPQLLAAGHQVIGNARSEAGARRLELAGAAVHRGDLDDPAGLATGAEAADAVIHTAFDHDFSRYAESCEKDRRVIAAIGDVLAGSDRPFLITSAVGMGSPGTGQFAREDVLDRDHPMPRIASELAGLAVGERGVSVGVVRLSQIHDPVKQGLVSPLIELARQKGVSAYVGDGGNRWCAAAVEDAARLYVLALERHEPGARWHAVAEEAISVRSIAEAIGAGLDVPVSSLTEDDAGEHFGWMAGFAAFDMPGSAALTRERLGWVPKGPTLLENLARMDYSAIPD; encoded by the coding sequence ATGCGCGTTTTCTTGACCGGGGCAACCGGCTTCGTTGGTTCCCGTATCCTTCCGCAACTGCTCGCCGCCGGCCACCAAGTCATCGGCAACGCTCGGTCCGAGGCCGGTGCCCGTCGGCTGGAACTGGCCGGCGCCGCTGTCCACCGCGGCGACCTCGACGATCCGGCGGGACTCGCCACTGGCGCCGAGGCTGCCGACGCCGTGATCCACACGGCGTTCGACCACGATTTCTCGCGGTACGCCGAGAGCTGCGAAAAGGACCGTCGGGTCATCGCGGCGATCGGGGACGTACTCGCTGGGTCGGATCGGCCGTTTCTCATAACCTCGGCCGTCGGCATGGGCAGCCCTGGAACGGGGCAGTTCGCGCGTGAGGACGTGCTCGACCGTGACCACCCCATGCCCCGCATCGCCAGCGAACTCGCGGGCCTGGCGGTCGGGGAGCGGGGCGTCTCCGTAGGGGTCGTTCGATTGTCGCAGATCCATGATCCGGTGAAGCAGGGCCTTGTCTCGCCCTTGATAGAGCTTGCCCGGCAAAAGGGCGTCTCGGCTTACGTCGGGGACGGTGGCAACCGCTGGTGCGCCGCCGCCGTCGAGGACGCCGCCCGCCTGTACGTCCTCGCGCTCGAGCGACATGAGCCAGGTGCCCGCTGGCACGCGGTCGCCGAGGAGGCCATTTCCGTGCGCTCGATCGCTGAGGCGATCGGCGCCGGGCTGGACGTGCCGGTCTCTTCGTTGACGGAAGATGATGCGGGGGAGCATTTCGGGTGGATGGCGGGGTTTGCGGCCTTCGACATGCCGGGCTCGGCTGCGCTCACCCGTGAACGGCTCGGTTGGGTGCCCAAGGGTCCAACGCTTTTGGAGAACCTGGCGAGGATGGACTACTCCGCCATTCCCGACTGA
- a CDS encoding serine hydrolase — protein sequence MTSQFDELFAEWSRPNVPGVAAVVVRSGAVLFQGGYGAADLNHSIPVETSTVFHAASVSKQFTAMAVYLLAQEGKLTLEDDVRSLVPEVPDFGERITLDHLLHHTSGLRDQWELLGFSGWRYSKDLISDADVLHVVRQQTSLNFLPGTRFMYCNTGYTLLARVIANVSGLSFRQFTSSRIFEPLGMARSFFRMAYPLESLRAHCRDEVRPRRNEARAR from the coding sequence ATGACCAGCCAGTTCGATGAACTCTTCGCGGAGTGGTCACGTCCGAATGTTCCGGGAGTGGCTGCGGTTGTCGTCCGAAGCGGAGCTGTCCTCTTCCAAGGAGGCTATGGTGCGGCCGATCTCAACCATAGCATTCCAGTCGAGACGTCGACCGTTTTCCATGCCGCTTCAGTCTCGAAGCAGTTCACCGCAATGGCGGTCTACCTTCTAGCGCAGGAGGGCAAGCTAACACTCGAAGATGACGTTCGGTCGCTCGTTCCCGAGGTGCCAGACTTTGGAGAGCGCATAACACTCGACCATCTGCTGCATCACACGAGCGGCCTCCGTGACCAATGGGAGCTTCTAGGCTTCTCAGGCTGGCGATACTCGAAAGACCTCATCAGCGATGCCGACGTTCTCCACGTCGTGAGACAGCAAACGTCGCTGAATTTCCTCCCCGGCACTCGCTTCATGTATTGCAATACCGGCTATACGCTCCTTGCCCGCGTGATTGCCAACGTGTCGGGCCTGTCGTTCCGACAATTCACGTCGTCGCGAATTTTCGAGCCTCTTGGTATGGCTCGGTCCTTCTTTCGTATGGCATATCCATTGGAGTCGCTCCGTGCCCACTGTCGAGATGAAGTTCGGCCCCGCCGCAATGAAGCGCGCGCTCGCTGA
- a CDS encoding MarR family winged helix-turn-helix transcriptional regulator encodes MGSNNGKAESTAKRLDVVVMAFQWFTMTLPNDLADCLVLNTVASARSLLKRWDAKLKPYGVTVQQFFLLAAIRFLPEQPVMTLAESIALDRTSLTRNLDLLEKKGLVQRIPGLARSRRVCELTSAGGLLLNQLLAAWPEARMSSLEGISEEEAEIYLRVVRRLATQ; translated from the coding sequence ATGGGAAGCAACAATGGCAAAGCTGAATCAACGGCAAAACGTCTTGACGTCGTAGTGATGGCTTTCCAATGGTTCACCATGACTCTACCCAACGATCTTGCCGATTGTCTCGTCCTCAACACAGTCGCCAGCGCGCGTTCGCTCCTCAAGCGGTGGGATGCAAAGCTCAAGCCATACGGCGTGACGGTTCAGCAGTTCTTTCTCCTGGCGGCCATCCGGTTCCTGCCGGAGCAGCCGGTCATGACCTTGGCCGAGAGCATTGCTCTCGACCGGACCAGCCTGACGCGCAATCTCGATCTCCTTGAGAAGAAGGGGCTTGTCCAACGCATTCCGGGTTTGGCCAGGAGCCGGCGGGTCTGTGAACTGACATCAGCGGGCGGCCTCCTTCTCAACCAGCTTCTGGCGGCATGGCCGGAAGCACGCATGAGCTCCTTGGAAGGCATCTCGGAAGAGGAGGCGGAGATTTATCTGCGCGTCGTGCGGCGCCTGGCTACGCAGTGA